The Denticeps clupeoides chromosome 5, fDenClu1.1, whole genome shotgun sequence genome includes a region encoding these proteins:
- the nt5c3a gene encoding cytosolic 5'-nucleotidase 3 isoform X1: protein MMDKNAVVKVGAVASASMCALFGGVVLAQYIFTKKNRAGKKTKIIEMMPEFEKNTVHIKDPERVEQIICDLIKGGASKLQIITDFDMTLSKFSVNGKRCPTCHNIIDNCKLVTEECRKKLLQLKDTYYPIEIDPHLTMEEKYPFMVEWYFKSHTLLVEQRLQKDKLPEVVRDSDVCLREGYEQFFDRLHEHTVPVFIFSAGLGDVLEEIIQQAGVYHPNVKVVSNFMDFDENGILKGFKGELIHVYNKHDGALRNTEYFKQLKDNCNIILLGDSLGDLNMADGVPNVENILKIGFLNDKVEERLEKYMDSYDIVLVKDETLEVPNSILQKIL, encoded by the exons ATGATGGACAAGAACGCTGTGGTGAAAGTCGGCGCCGTGGCCAGCGCCAGCATGTGCGCCCTGTTCGGCGGGGTGGTGTTGGCGCAGTATATTTTCACGAAGAAGAACCGCGCGGGAAAGAAAACCAAGATCATCGAGATG ATGCCAGAATTTGAGAAAAACACAGTCCACATAAAGGACCCTGAACGTGTGGAGCAGATCATTTGTGATCTAATCAAGGGAGGAGCTTCAAAGCTACAG ATCATTACAGATTTTGATATGACCTTAAGCAAATTTTCAGTCAATGGCAAGCGTTGCCCAACATGCCACA ATATCATTGATAACTGCAAGCTGGTGACAGAGGAGTGTCGTAAAAAG CTGCTACAACTGAAGGATACTTATTATCCAATCGAGATCGATCCTCACCTTACAATGGAAGAGAAGTATCCATTCATGGTAGAATG GTATTTTAAGTCCCATACACTGTTGGTGGAGCAGAGGTTACAGAAGGACAAGCTCCCAGAAGTAGTGAGAGACTCAGATGTGTGTCTAAG ggaGGGCTATGAGCAATTCTTTGACCGTCTCCATGAGCACACTGTTCCTGTGTTTATCTTCTCGGCTGGACTTGGAGATGTTTTGGAGGAAATTATACAGCAAGCAGGTGTCTATCATCCTAATGTCAAAGTGGTCTCAAACTTCATGGACTTTGATGAGAAT GGAATCCTAAAGGGCTTCAAAGGGGAACTGATCCATGTGTACAACAAACATGATGGAGCACTCAGAAACACAGAGTACTTCAAACAGCTTAAGGACAACTGCAACATCATCCTGCTCGGAGACTCACTTGGAGACCTAAACATGGCTGATGGTGTGCCAAATGTGGAGAACATCCTGAAGATCGGCTTCCTCAATGATAAG GTGGAAGAACGATTGGAAAAATACATGGACTCCTATGACATTGTGCTTGTTAAAGATGAAACACTTGAAGTGCCCAACTCCATTCTTCAAAAGATCTTATAA
- the nt5c3a gene encoding cytosolic 5'-nucleotidase 3 isoform X2: MPEFEKNTVHIKDPERVEQIICDLIKGGASKLQIITDFDMTLSKFSVNGKRCPTCHNIIDNCKLVTEECRKKLLQLKDTYYPIEIDPHLTMEEKYPFMVEWYFKSHTLLVEQRLQKDKLPEVVRDSDVCLREGYEQFFDRLHEHTVPVFIFSAGLGDVLEEIIQQAGVYHPNVKVVSNFMDFDENGILKGFKGELIHVYNKHDGALRNTEYFKQLKDNCNIILLGDSLGDLNMADGVPNVENILKIGFLNDKVEERLEKYMDSYDIVLVKDETLEVPNSILQKIL, from the exons ATGCCAGAATTTGAGAAAAACACAGTCCACATAAAGGACCCTGAACGTGTGGAGCAGATCATTTGTGATCTAATCAAGGGAGGAGCTTCAAAGCTACAG ATCATTACAGATTTTGATATGACCTTAAGCAAATTTTCAGTCAATGGCAAGCGTTGCCCAACATGCCACA ATATCATTGATAACTGCAAGCTGGTGACAGAGGAGTGTCGTAAAAAG CTGCTACAACTGAAGGATACTTATTATCCAATCGAGATCGATCCTCACCTTACAATGGAAGAGAAGTATCCATTCATGGTAGAATG GTATTTTAAGTCCCATACACTGTTGGTGGAGCAGAGGTTACAGAAGGACAAGCTCCCAGAAGTAGTGAGAGACTCAGATGTGTGTCTAAG ggaGGGCTATGAGCAATTCTTTGACCGTCTCCATGAGCACACTGTTCCTGTGTTTATCTTCTCGGCTGGACTTGGAGATGTTTTGGAGGAAATTATACAGCAAGCAGGTGTCTATCATCCTAATGTCAAAGTGGTCTCAAACTTCATGGACTTTGATGAGAAT GGAATCCTAAAGGGCTTCAAAGGGGAACTGATCCATGTGTACAACAAACATGATGGAGCACTCAGAAACACAGAGTACTTCAAACAGCTTAAGGACAACTGCAACATCATCCTGCTCGGAGACTCACTTGGAGACCTAAACATGGCTGATGGTGTGCCAAATGTGGAGAACATCCTGAAGATCGGCTTCCTCAATGATAAG GTGGAAGAACGATTGGAAAAATACATGGACTCCTATGACATTGTGCTTGTTAAAGATGAAACACTTGAAGTGCCCAACTCCATTCTTCAAAAGATCTTATAA